In one window of Bemisia tabaci chromosome 4, PGI_BMITA_v3 DNA:
- the LOC109031551 gene encoding inhibin beta E chain, giving the protein MHARLLLLAVCCLVVAGFRRGRADIEHIGKSYQFLAEEPARQVGQGADGRTAEEEAGWEAPDVEDPSVPLAMRLLAEAENETPRGRALRITGQEDFTPIAKSLSPDSVTVGTFRNLAVINFTVPNEYSRALGKNRTVWFILTLKNITQHPLVTAVLSDNLHYRGDVFVNSTRVDWNKNFLLFNVTKFVKYSYRNQSLSFSLVTQPEGDSRITVSDVVELQGSERGPLLVSTAFPELSAIDMPGALRSKSRRRRSAEAGEVTSSSSTRGTTTTATPVTSSSSPSCNCRLQEWAPSKEELGWSWLIRPEFVPINYCIGDCPVPLLNSTYNASSNAIARDYYRTIIKARDPKLDHPDIHCVPIAYRPVAVLIESAPGIISMERVSTLAVSQCGCR; this is encoded by the exons gacGAGCAGATATCGAGCACATCGGGAAGAGTTACCAGTTTCTAGCAGAAGAACCCGCGCGGCAGGTCGGACAGGGAGCCGATGGAAGGACAGCCGAGGAGGAGGCAGGGTGGGAGGCACCCGACGTAGAGGACCCTTCGGTGCCCCTGGCGATGAGGCTCCTGGCCGAGGCTGAGAATGAAACCCCCCGCGGGCGGGCCCTGCGGATCACCGGACAGGAGGATTTCACCCCCATCGCCAAGTCTCTCTCTCCGGACTCAGTCACCGTCG GGACGTTCAGGAACCTGGCAGTGATAAACTTCACGGTGCCGAACGAGTACAGCCGGGCTCTGGGGAAGAACCGGACGGTGTGGTTCATCCTGACGCTGAAGAACATCACGCAGCATCCCCTGGTGACGGCCGTGCTCTCGGACAACCTCCACTACCGCGGCGACGTCTTCGTCAACTCGACGCGGGTCGACTGGAACAAGAACTTCCTCCTCTTCAACGTGACCAAGTTCGTCAAGTACTCCTACAGGAACCAGAGTCTCAGCTTCTCCCTGGTCACGCAGCCCGAAGGGGACAGCCGCATCACCGTCTCCGATGTCGTCGAGCTCCAGGGCAGTGAGAGGGGACCGCTTTTGGTGTCCACGGCCTTCCCGGAGCTATCAG CGATTGACATGCCCGGGGCCCTGCGCAGCAAGAGCAGGAGGAGACGAAGCGCCGAGGCCGGCGAGGTGACGTCATCATCTTCGACTCGGGGAACGACAACGACGGCGACCCCCGTGACGTCATCATCATCGCCATCGTGCAATTGCAGGCTCCAAGAATGGGCGCCCAGCAAGGAGGAACTCGGCTGGTCGTGGCTCATCCGACCGGAGTTCGTTCCGATCAACTACTGCATCGGAGACTGTCCCGTGCCCCTCCTTAACAGCACTTACAACGCCTCGTCCAATGCCATAGCTAGAGATTACTATCG GACGATTATCAAGGCCCGCGACCCGAAGCTAGACCATCCGGACATCCATTGTGTGCCAATTGCCTATCGACCAGTGGCCGTTCTCATCGAATCAGCCCCGGGCATCATCTCCATGGAGCGAGTTTCAACTTTGGCCGTGTCCCAGTGCGGATGTAGATGA